The nucleotide window TGTTGTAGGCTGCCCCCGCCCAGAAGTACAGATCCGCGGACTGGGTCACGTCTCCTGTATAAACGTGGTAGACGATGGTGTAGAAGGCGAGTTGGGCGACCAGAGCGGTCGGTCCGGAAAAAAGAAGGGCGACTCCGAGGAGAATGACGTAGGGACGGTTGCGAACCATTCCTCGGATCGCCTCCAGAAACGGCACTTTCGGCTGTTTGCGCGCGGCCTCGTAGTAGCGCTCCTTGACGAAGGCGAAATTGACAACACCGCAGACGATCATGAGGACTCCGGCAACGGCGCACGCGAACTGCGCGCCTTTGAGCATGTCGGGTTTCCCCGAGGCGTCGTTGAAGAACGGAAGCGTTGCCACAACGAGCGCGTAATTCAGGCCAACCCCGGCGAGCTTCTGGATCATTGCACGCCAGGACATCAGCGACGTGCGCTCATGGTAATCGGGCGTCATCTCCGCACCGAGGCTTTGGTACGGCATGTTGAAGCAGCTTATCAGGGGAGCGTAGAGAAGCCCGGAAACCACCATGAACAGGAAGAGTTGTGCGTGGGTCCAAGAAGGCGAAGCCATGAACATAACCGGCAACGCGAGGCCCGAGAGGATTGATCCGATCAAAATGAAGGGGCGTCGCCTTCCGAAACGGGTGCGGGTGTTGTCGGAAAGCGTGCCAAAGACGGGGTCTACGAAGCCATCAAGCAGGCGGGTGATCATCAGGGCCAAACCGACTTTTTCCGGCGGGAGCCCGAGGTGGATGTTGAACACCGCCATCGCAAGCGTGTTGTACAACCAGTGCCCATACAGGTCGTTTATACCACCCACGGAGTAGGAGATCTTTGCCAGGAGGGGCACTTTATCTGACACAGGGGCGGCCTTGGGCGTTTCCAATTGCGAGTCCTGGTTCATGGGTATGTGTCAACGAGCGAGGTTAAGGAGAGAAGTTTGCGTACGTGCGCCGCGCGCAGGGTTTGGTCGAAGCGAACGGTCACGTCGCGAGCTTCCCCTGGAAAGAGGTCAAACCAGTTGTCACTGGACTGAAACTCATGCGGACCACAATCGAAGCTAAGCCGATGCACGTAGGCATCGCTGGTGAAGCGGAGCAGGTACGTGTGGGTGTTGATCCGCGTCACACGCACCGTCGGCTTCGCACGGGGAAGGTCGATGAAGCGCATCGGAGATAGAAACGCAGTGGCTTCGCTGAGGACCTTATCCTCTGTCTGCAGGTGGCAGCGCAGGTAAATCCGATCCCGACCATGGGCTG belongs to Opitutaceae bacterium and includes:
- a CDS encoding MFS transporter, with translation MNQDSQLETPKAAPVSDKVPLLAKISYSVGGINDLYGHWLYNTLAMAVFNIHLGLPPEKVGLALMITRLLDGFVDPVFGTLSDNTRTRFGRRRPFILIGSILSGLALPVMFMASPSWTHAQLFLFMVVSGLLYAPLISCFNMPYQSLGAEMTPDYHERTSLMSWRAMIQKLAGVGLNYALVVATLPFFNDASGKPDMLKGAQFACAVAGVLMIVCGVVNFAFVKERYYEAARKQPKVPFLEAIRGMVRNRPYVILLGVALLFSGPTALVAQLAFYTIVYHVYTGDVTQSADLYFWAGAAYNIFGSFLGVPLTAVISRRLGKERTMKWLLFTGALSYLLSWWMFSPALPWGSVICYGLQGMTATGVWVILPSMVADTVDYDELHTSTRREGIYSSYASWTVKLGLSGSMYVSGLILAWSGFDSTLGGNQTPSAVFSIRLAFAVIPGVGLLIGWLLLFLYPLSSEKVSEMRAALERRRGAV